A stretch of DNA from Pseudanabaena sp. BC1403:
GATCTAATTGCGGACTCCAAGACAATACATCCCATGTTCTCGGAAGCCGAATTGATTGCGGCAGCGGTTGGCCCATACCTTGCTGGCATAGATACGGTTGCGAATACCTGCTCTTTTATGCTCTATGCGTTGCTGAAATCTCCTGAAGTCATGGCAAAAGTGATGCAGGAAGTCGATCTGCTGTTTCGAGATGGTATACCCAGTGCGGAACAATTACGCGGGATGAGTGCTTTACACGGTACGGCGATGGAGACACTGCGGATGTATCCTGTGGCGGCAGCAATTCAACGCTATGCGATCGCGGATTTTGCATTTCAAGGCTATCGAGTGGAGGCGGGAACCCATGTGATCATTGCCACGACATTGCCCCATTTTTTGCCGCAATTCTTCCCAAATCCCAACAATTTTGACATCGATCGCTTTCATCCACCTCGCAGCGAACATAAGCAAAATGGTGCTTTTGCTCCTTTTGGGGCAGGCGCACATCTCTGCTTAGGTAACGGGTTAGCCGAAGTCCAAATCATGCTAACCATGGCGACGCTGTTACATCAGTTGGAGTTTTCCCTCGAATCTCCAGATTACATAATTCAACCAACTAACAATCCTACGCTTACCCCAGGCAACAAGTTTTATCTGCGTGTCCAACCTAGAAATTCTCATAATAAAAATTGGGTTGAGTGAAAGCAAGCCTAAGCTTGCTTTCACTCAACCCGATTTCTGTGGTGCGGAAAACACCAAAATCGGGCTCATAATGAGAACTGCGTCTGGGTAGGGGCAATTCATGAATTGCCCCTACGGTAAGATGAAGATGTCGGGACATTTTCTGCGTAAGTCCTACTACCTTTAAAAAATCATTCTTTTAAGGAGCGATAAGAAATCACAGTCATGTTTGAGATATCTGGCTACAAAATTAATTCGTTAATTTATGAAAGCGCTCTATCGAGCGTTTATAGAGGATATCGTGAGAGCGATTTCCAACCAGTTATCCTGAAAATCCTCAAATTGGAATACCCAACACCAGAGGCGATCGCGAGGTACAAATTAGAATACGAAATTTGTAAGCGGCTAAGTCATATTGAGGGCGTGATTAAAGCCTATGACTTTACGAAATACCAGCAATTTCGATGCATTACCTTTGAAGATTTTGGCGGTGAATCACTCCGCATCTTGAAGTCATCGCGCACCTTTAGTCTGGCAGAAATTCTCGCGATCGCAGTTCAAGTTGCTGGCATTCTCAGCGAAATTCATGGGGCGAATGTAATTCATAAAGATATCAATCCCTCCAATATCATTTTTAACCCTCGGACATCTCAAGTCAAAATTATTGATTTTAGTATCTCCAATATTTTGTTACGGGAAAATCCGACCATCCGCAATCCGAATACATTGGAAGGAACGCTTGCCTATATGTCACCAGAGCAGACAGGTCGGATGAACCGTACTCTCGACAACCGCAGCGATTTATATTCTTTGGGGGTGACCTTGTATGAACTTATCTGCGATCGCCTCCCTTTTGAATCTAATGATCTGATCGAGATGGTTCATTGCCATATTGCTAAGCTCCCCATCGATCCCTATAAACTAAATCCTGAGATTCCTAAACCTGTTTCAGATATTGTCATGAAGTTATTGGCAAAAACAGCAGAAGATCGCTATCAAAGTGCGCTGGGATTAAAAGCAGATTTAATGATTTGCAGCCAGCTCTTAGAAAGTAAAGGTGAAATCAGTGATTTTTTACTAGGTGAACAAGATGTTTCCGATAAGTTTCAAGTTTCACAGAAGCTTTATGGTAGGGAAAAAGAAATATGGCTATTACTAGCGGTATTTGAATGTCTGCATCTTGGCAAAGCTGAAGTCGTGATGGTTACGGGTTTCTCTGGTATTGGTAAATCAGTACTTGTGCATGAAATTTACAAACCAATTACCCAAAAGCGTGGTTACTTTATTTCGGGTAAGTTCGACCAGTTTCAACGCAATATTCCCTATAGTGCATTTGTGAATGCTTTTCGGGAACTGGTGGCACAGTTGCTGACCGAAACTAAAAGCGAACTGCAAATATGGCGCGATCGCTTACTAGATGCTTTGGGAAGTAATGCTCAAATCATTATTGATGTGATCCCCGATGTGGAAAAGATCGTTGGAAAGCAATCCGAAGTATTAGAACTCTTACCCAATGAAGCCCAGAATCGGTTCAATTTAGTTTTTCAGAATTTCGTGCGGGTGTTTACGAAACCAGAACATCCACTTGTGATTTTTTTAGACGATCTTCATTGGGCTGACTTGGCTTCTCTAAAGCTTTTACAGTTATTAGTCACTTCTAGCGATAGTCAATTTCTCTACTTTATCGGAGCCTATCGCAATAATGAAGTAGATGCAATTCATCCATTAAGTTTAACCTTGAATAAGATTGCGGTAACGGGAATATCAATCAACGAAATTTTCTTATCCCCTCTAGAGAAATCAAATGTTTATGAATTGGTGGCTGACACCCTGAAATGTGATCTCAAAACCGTTCAACCACTTGCCGAACTCGTCTTTCAAAAAACCGCTGGCAATCCATTTTTTATTAACGAATTTCTGAAATCACTATATGCTGAAGGTTTAATCAATTTCGATCTGAAGCATGGTACTTGGCGATGGGATTTAAGCCAAATTCAGTCCGCCGACTTTACCGATAATGTAGTTGAGTTGATGTCGGGGAAAATTCAGAAGTTAGCGCCTGAGTCTCAGGAAATCATCCAAATCGCCGCCTGTATTGGTAACCATTTTGATTCTCAAACTCTAGCGATCGCTGCCAATCGTCCACATATAAAAGTTATCCAAGATCTCTTACCTGTCTTAACCGAAGGGTTGATCTTACCGCTAACATCGAACTACAAGTTTGCGATCGTTGATACCGACAACGATCTTTCAGAAAGTTTTTTGGTTGACTATAAGTTTCTGCACGATCGCGTCCAGCAAGCAGCTTATGTACTGATTCCCGAATCTGAGAAGCAAGTTACGCATCTTAAAATTGGTCGCCAGTTACTCAAGAAAATTCGCAGACAACAATCAAATTCAAATTCAAATTCAAATGGAGAAGGTTTAGCGATCGAGGAGGAAGTATTTCGGATCGCGAACCATCTAAATACGGGAATGGGATTGATTACCGATCCCCAAGAACGGCTCGAATTAGCAGACCTAAATTTGATTGCAGGTAAAAAAGCCAAAGATTCTAATGCCTATGCCGATGCCCAAAAATATCTAGCGATCGGTATTGGTCTATTGCCAGACTCTGCATGGGAAATGCACTATCCGCTGTCGCTGAGACTTTATGAGGCTGCGGCTGAATCAGCCTATTTGAATGCTGAATTTGATGAGTGCCATCGCTTAGTTGATCGCATCGTGCACCATGCTAAGCATATTCTCGATACGATTAAGTCCTACAAAGTCAAGATTAATGCCTATACAGCCCAGAAAAAGTTTCGCGAAGTTCCCACAACGGTTAATTCGATCCTGATTCGTTTGGGCGAACCAATTCCACCTTTCCCGAATGAGTTGCAGGTTGGTTGGGAACTCATTGGTACGGAGCTACGCACGCGCTTATTTAGGATCGATGACTGGAGAGGTTTACCAATCATGAACGATCCTTACAAACTAGCGGCGATCAGTATTATG
This window harbors:
- a CDS encoding ATP-binding sensor histidine kinase; its protein translation is MFEISGYKINSLIYESALSSVYRGYRESDFQPVILKILKLEYPTPEAIARYKLEYEICKRLSHIEGVIKAYDFTKYQQFRCITFEDFGGESLRILKSSRTFSLAEILAIAVQVAGILSEIHGANVIHKDINPSNIIFNPRTSQVKIIDFSISNILLRENPTIRNPNTLEGTLAYMSPEQTGRMNRTLDNRSDLYSLGVTLYELICDRLPFESNDLIEMVHCHIAKLPIDPYKLNPEIPKPVSDIVMKLLAKTAEDRYQSALGLKADLMICSQLLESKGEISDFLLGEQDVSDKFQVSQKLYGREKEIWLLLAVFECLHLGKAEVVMVTGFSGIGKSVLVHEIYKPITQKRGYFISGKFDQFQRNIPYSAFVNAFRELVAQLLTETKSELQIWRDRLLDALGSNAQIIIDVIPDVEKIVGKQSEVLELLPNEAQNRFNLVFQNFVRVFTKPEHPLVIFLDDLHWADLASLKLLQLLVTSSDSQFLYFIGAYRNNEVDAIHPLSLTLNKIAVTGISINEIFLSPLEKSNVYELVADTLKCDLKTVQPLAELVFQKTAGNPFFINEFLKSLYAEGLINFDLKHGTWRWDLSQIQSADFTDNVVELMSGKIQKLAPESQEIIQIAACIGNHFDSQTLAIAANRPHIKVIQDLLPVLTEGLILPLTSNYKFAIVDTDNDLSESFLVDYKFLHDRVQQAAYVLIPESEKQVTHLKIGRQLLKKIRRQQSNSNSNSNGEGLAIEEEVFRIANHLNTGMGLITDPQERLELADLNLIAGKKAKDSNAYADAQKYLAIGIGLLPDSAWEMHYPLSLRLYEAAAESAYLNAEFDECHRLVDRIVHHAKHILDTIKSYKVKINAYTAQKKFREVPTTVNSILIRLGEPIPPFPNELQVGWELIGTELRTRLFRIDDWRGLPIMNDPYKLAAISIMNSLAAASINLNPLLIGMVILRIVNMTLRYGLSPDALIQGSAYGLVRWMAFQDIEGSYRMGLVSLQLIEKMNMQSGISMAVIAFETCLRHWKEHLRKSLPNLLKSLQMSIELGEYEVTGFGILGYCIHRFFVGDPLVSVIQDFQNYEASLLHKIKQPYIIDQFRAWHQLALNFAGLGENMPFLVGTALDEFELLPTFLAEKNGIPIYYTCTAKGISHYFFYEYKAAIATFEQATPFSQSIVSAFGGSQHNFYQSLACLGFCRHLLRSSRHAYLKIVAKNQKKMQRWAKHCPMNFQHKYDLVEAERFAILGQQSQAMEYYDRAIKGARENEYIQEEALANELAAKFYLQKHRDKIAQSYFADAVSCYQSWGAIAKVNHLKETYLQFSSRKFDPRQDTLTLSSDLSRSSTFRSGHTGIDLASVIKTFQILSDEIDLTKLLSKLMKILIENAGAEVGYLILESENGLKIEAIGNAGRDEIEILGSRAMENAIPVSIINFVARTLESIVLGNATQEGKFTGDAYIQKHQPKSLLCMPLINQGELAGILYLENALVTEAFTTERLKILALLSSQAAIAINNARLYSNLKQFNENLEQLVSERTQELSQALSNLKSAQTELVKSEKMAALGGLVAGIAHEINTPIGISVTAASLITDKIQELTESLQKGTLKRSELDKLMETLKQSSKIVLSNLNRAAELIQSFKQVAVDQSSEERRRFNLKDYLEEILLNLKPKLKRTKINVQIECAENIILDSYPGLISQIATNLVMNSLSHAYDAEDKGTIHFAITQEQQQLNFEYSDDGKGIAPDNIGKIFDPFYTTKRGQGGSGLGLHIVYNLVTQKLQGSITCESQVGVGTKFIMQIPLTGQAFSDSPRDEFDDRDRRQREEENIHV